A single window of Watersipora subatra chromosome 9, tzWatSuba1.1, whole genome shotgun sequence DNA harbors:
- the LOC137403919 gene encoding cysteine sulfinic acid decarboxylase-like isoform X2 gives MTTEKLKIKTARQTNGIGNYCNGKVLPHTNGVSSEEDFLDAVMNKFLKEILKCYEDRSRPILEFYQPEELRKRVDLSLKEQSMSDNELKTVMEQVVRYSVKTGHPHFFNQLFGGVDRVALSGAILAEALNTSGYTFEVAPVFTLMERELVQKLCCEFLHFPQGDGIFCPGGSAANMNALSLARYYRYPFSKTQGMRALPPVHLYTSKSGHYSLSKAAFFLGFGLDNIVGVETDDVGRMIPGELDKAIKKSISMGFEPLFVNATAGTTVMGAFDPIEEIAEICRRNQTGKEKIWLHVDAAWGGSAILSPKLRHKLRGVEKADSFTWDPHKMAGPLLQCSVILTRHVGLLANAHSAKAKYLFQQDKVYDISYDTGDKSIQCGRKVDALKLWVQWKSRGTEGLAKDIEKCFDTALYLRDRLETTPGFRLLISEPECTNVCFWYIPKCMRGKVAPAIKARMQQKGSMLVGYQPQGEFVNFFRMVVAKANHERQDMDFVVSTISSYGEELFKE, from the exons ATGACCACGGAAAAGCTCAAAATAAAAACGGCACGTCAAACAAATGGGATTGGAAACTACTGTAATGGAAAGGTGCTGCCACACACGAATGGCGTTTCTTCCGAAGAAGACTTCTTGGATGCTGTCAtgaacaagtttttaaaagaaatactTAAATGCTATGAAGACCGAAGCCG ACCGATATTGGAGTTTTATCAGCCGGAGGAATTGAGGAAGCGAGTAGATTTGAGCTTGAAGGAACAGTCTATGAGTGACAATGAGCTAAAGACTGTCATGGAACAGGTCGTCAGATATTCGGTGAAAACAG GACATCCTCATTTTTTTAACCAGCTATTTGGTGGCGTCGACAGAGTGGCCTTGAGCGGGGCTATCCTTGCGGAAGCTCTAAATACCTCTGG CTATACCTTTGAAGTAGCTCCAGTTTTCACCTTGATGGAAAGAGAACTAGTCCAAAAGCTGTGTTGCGAGTTTCTTCATTTCCCTCAG GGAGATGGCATATTTTGTCCTGGAGGTTCCGCAGCCAACATGAATGCTCTAAGCTTGGCCAGGTACTACAGATACCCGTTTAGTAAGACTCAGGGAATGCGTGCCCTGCCACCAGTACATCTCTATACCTCTAAATCG GGACACTACTCACTGTCAAAAGCTGCTTTTTTCCTTGGCTTTGGATTGGACAACATTGTTGGCGTTGAAACTGATGATGTTGGAAGAATGATTCCAGGAGAGTTAGACAAGGCCATAAAGAAATCTATTTCCATG GGGTTTGAACCGCTGTTTGTGAATGCAACAGCGGGCACGACCGTCATGGGAGCCTTTGATCCGATTGAAGAGATTGCTGAAATATGTCGACGAAACCAGACTGGCAAAGAAAAAATTTGGCTGCATGTTGATGCTGCTTGGGGAGGTTCAGCAATTCTCTCACCGAAGCTAAG ACACAAATTGAGGGGTGTTGAGAAAGCTGACTCTTTCACCTGGGATCCACATAAGATGGCCGGCCCGCTGCTGCAGTGCTCTGTTATCCTAACTCGTCAT GTTGGATTGTTGGCAAACGCTCACAGCGCTAAAGCAAAGTACCTCTTTCAACAAGACAAGGTCTATGATATTAGCTATGACACGGGTGACAAGTCGATACAGTGCGGCAGAAAGGTGGATGCCTTGAAACTTTGG GTGCAATGGAAATCTAGAGGCACTGAAGGTTTGGCAAAAGATATTGAAAAGTGTTTCGATACGGCCCTCTACCTTCGCGACCGACTAGAAACGACTCCAGGGTTCAGGCTACTGATATCAGAACCAGAGTGCACCAATGTCTGTTTCTGGTACATTCCCAAATGTATGAGAGGCA AGGTGGCTCCCGCAATTAAAGCCCGAATGCAGCAG
- the LOC137404325 gene encoding 4-galactosyl-N-acetylglucosaminide 3-alpha-L-fucosyltransferase FUT6-like, with amino-acid sequence MPMTRVLWLLTATCFGLSLVVILTTYRYQSGALGSYTKLYEEAKLYVDETKNITNAWRAKSPTTKRILLYTTIYGSKLNVKRRIEVLESMSRSQLHCEWTTDKSLYSKSDAVVFHLYNNLNRKDFVLSKLPTRHSYDQLWVLMIQEPQSFYYPNQLKQLNNMFNMTVTFQSDSDIVIPYGTYEKLVSPQINKKNKNNFAQRSKLVVWLVSNCVTSSRREEYVESLKDFIDIDIYGDCSKHHLKGFKYKKGMASKYKFYLAFENADCDDYVTEKFWSNLMLGMIPIVRGNRVNYKTLAPPNSYIHADSFATFGDLAQHLHDVASNETLFNKYHKWRDSYRALFKPNRQQWMMELCAKLQTPIRQSIDVYKHFSENTRCFTYLSEKGRDRKGEHMEDITRL; translated from the coding sequence ATGCCGATGACTCGAGTGCTCTGGCTGTTAACTGCCACCTGTTTTGGACTATCCCTAGTGGTGATTCTAACAACTTACCGTTATCAAAGTGGAGCACTGGGCAGTTACACAAAATTATATGAAGAAGCTAAGTTATATGTTGATGAAACTAAGAATATCACCAATGCCTGGCGAGCTAAGAGCCCAACTACAAAACGCAtcctgctctacactaccataTATGGAAGTAAATTAAACGTGAAACGGCGAATTGAAGTTTTAGAATCTATGAGCCGCTCGCAACTTCATTGTGAATGGACTACCGATAAATCACTTTATAGTAAAAGTGACGCAGTCGTATTTCATTTGTATAATAATCTCAACCGAAAAGACTTTGTCCTATCAAAACTTCCAACTCGTCACAGCTATGATCAACTATGGGTACTCATGATTCAGGAACCGCAATCATTTTACTACCCAAATCAACTGAAACAACTCAACAATATGTTTAATATGACTGTCACATTTCAGTCAGACTCGGATATAGTCATACCTTATGGCACTTATGAGAAACTAGTATCGCctcaaataaacaaaaaaaacaaaaacaattttgcgCAAAGATCAAAGTTGGTAGTTTGGCTGGTGAGCAACTGCGTAACTAGCAGCAGAAGAGAGGAGTATGTTGAAAGCCTAAAAGATTTTATAGATATTGACATCTATGGAGATTGCTCGAAGCACCATCTCAAAGGATTTAAATACAAAAAGGGAATGGCAAGCAAGTACAAGTTCTATTTAGCTTTTGAAAACGCAGATTGTGACGACTACGTGACAGAAAAGTTTTGGAGCAATCTCATGTTGGGCATGATTCCTATAGTTCGAGGAAATCGAGTAAACTATAAAACGCTCGCGCCACCAAATTCTTATATCCATGCCGATTCTTTTGCAACATTCGGGGATCTAGCTCAACATCTGCATGATGTGGCAAGCAATGAGACACTCTTTAACAAGTACCACAAGTGGAGGGATTCCTACAGGGCTCTCTTTAAACCAAATAGACAGCAATGGATGATGGAGCTATGCGCGAAGCTTCAAACACCAATTAGACAATCAATAGATGTATATAAACACTTTAGTGAAAATACTCGGTGCTTCACTTATCTCAGCGAAAAAGGTCGGGACCGTAAAGGAGAGCATATGGAAGACATTACCCGTCTTTAA
- the LOC137403919 gene encoding cysteine sulfinic acid decarboxylase-like isoform X1, protein MTTEKLKIKTARQTNGIGNYCNGKVLPHTNGVSSEEDFLDAVMNKFLKEILKCYEDRSRPILEFYQPEELRKRVDLSLKEQSMSDNELKTVMEQVVRYSVKTGHPHFFNQLFGGVDRVALSGAILAEALNTSGYTFEVAPVFTLMERELVQKLCCEFLHFPQGDGIFCPGGSAANMNALSLARYYRYPFSKTQGMRALPPVHLYTSKSGHYSLSKAAFFLGFGLDNIVGVETDDVGRMIPGELDKAIKKSISMGFEPLFVNATAGTTVMGAFDPIEEIAEICRRNQTGKEKIWLHVDAAWGGSAILSPKLRHKLRGVEKADSFTWDPHKMAGPLLQCSVILTRHVGLLANAHSAKAKYLFQQDKVYDISYDTGDKSIQCGRKVDALKLWVQWKSRGTEGLAKDIEKCFDTALYLRDRLETTPGFRLLISEPECTNVCFWYIPKCMRGKEENSEWWEKLSRVAPAIKARMQQKGSMLVGYQPQGEFVNFFRMVVAKANHERQDMDFVVSTISSYGEELFKE, encoded by the exons ATGACCACGGAAAAGCTCAAAATAAAAACGGCACGTCAAACAAATGGGATTGGAAACTACTGTAATGGAAAGGTGCTGCCACACACGAATGGCGTTTCTTCCGAAGAAGACTTCTTGGATGCTGTCAtgaacaagtttttaaaagaaatactTAAATGCTATGAAGACCGAAGCCG ACCGATATTGGAGTTTTATCAGCCGGAGGAATTGAGGAAGCGAGTAGATTTGAGCTTGAAGGAACAGTCTATGAGTGACAATGAGCTAAAGACTGTCATGGAACAGGTCGTCAGATATTCGGTGAAAACAG GACATCCTCATTTTTTTAACCAGCTATTTGGTGGCGTCGACAGAGTGGCCTTGAGCGGGGCTATCCTTGCGGAAGCTCTAAATACCTCTGG CTATACCTTTGAAGTAGCTCCAGTTTTCACCTTGATGGAAAGAGAACTAGTCCAAAAGCTGTGTTGCGAGTTTCTTCATTTCCCTCAG GGAGATGGCATATTTTGTCCTGGAGGTTCCGCAGCCAACATGAATGCTCTAAGCTTGGCCAGGTACTACAGATACCCGTTTAGTAAGACTCAGGGAATGCGTGCCCTGCCACCAGTACATCTCTATACCTCTAAATCG GGACACTACTCACTGTCAAAAGCTGCTTTTTTCCTTGGCTTTGGATTGGACAACATTGTTGGCGTTGAAACTGATGATGTTGGAAGAATGATTCCAGGAGAGTTAGACAAGGCCATAAAGAAATCTATTTCCATG GGGTTTGAACCGCTGTTTGTGAATGCAACAGCGGGCACGACCGTCATGGGAGCCTTTGATCCGATTGAAGAGATTGCTGAAATATGTCGACGAAACCAGACTGGCAAAGAAAAAATTTGGCTGCATGTTGATGCTGCTTGGGGAGGTTCAGCAATTCTCTCACCGAAGCTAAG ACACAAATTGAGGGGTGTTGAGAAAGCTGACTCTTTCACCTGGGATCCACATAAGATGGCCGGCCCGCTGCTGCAGTGCTCTGTTATCCTAACTCGTCAT GTTGGATTGTTGGCAAACGCTCACAGCGCTAAAGCAAAGTACCTCTTTCAACAAGACAAGGTCTATGATATTAGCTATGACACGGGTGACAAGTCGATACAGTGCGGCAGAAAGGTGGATGCCTTGAAACTTTGG GTGCAATGGAAATCTAGAGGCACTGAAGGTTTGGCAAAAGATATTGAAAAGTGTTTCGATACGGCCCTCTACCTTCGCGACCGACTAGAAACGACTCCAGGGTTCAGGCTACTGATATCAGAACCAGAGTGCACCAATGTCTGTTTCTGGTACATTCCCAAATGTATGAGAGGCAAGGAAGAGAATAGTGAGTGGTGGGAGAAACTTTCTCGG GTGGCTCCCGCAATTAAAGCCCGAATGCAGCAG